A window of Candidatus Methylomirabilota bacterium contains these coding sequences:
- a CDS encoding nitroreductase family protein translates to MMDVFDGIRTLLAVRRYLDRLVPELVIRKILEAGRLTGSAMNLQPWHFIVIRDRERLRRLGALAPSGPYVAEAPLAIVVAVERTGYAVSDASRAIHSMLLTAWSEGVGSNWVGFGGLEKVNSLLGIPAALDVLAILPFGYPADRIGRGKKNRKPLRAIAHGERYGQPFE, encoded by the coding sequence ATGATGGACGTCTTCGACGGTATCCGCACGCTGCTGGCCGTTCGCCGCTACCTGGATCGGCTCGTGCCCGAGCTGGTCATCCGCAAGATCCTCGAGGCGGGGCGCCTGACTGGAAGCGCGATGAATCTCCAGCCCTGGCACTTCATCGTGATCCGGGACCGGGAGAGGCTCCGCCGGCTGGGAGCGCTGGCACCCTCCGGGCCGTATGTCGCCGAGGCGCCGCTGGCTATCGTGGTCGCGGTCGAGAGGACCGGGTACGCCGTGTCAGACGCGAGCCGGGCGATTCACTCGATGCTGCTGACGGCGTGGTCGGAAGGAGTCGGCTCGAACTGGGTCGGCTTCGGCGGCCTGGAAAAGGTCAATTCCCTGCTGGGGATTCCGGCCGCGCTCGACGTGCTGGCTATCCTGCCATTCGGCTATCCCGCCGACAGGATCGGGCGAGGCAAGAAGAACCGCAAGCCCCTCCGGGCCATTGCCCACGGCGAGCGGTACGGCCAGCCCTTCGAATAG
- a CDS encoding ABC transporter substrate-binding protein, with the protein MKVPRLIMIVGLGLGLLSAPLATEAQETGKIYRIGFLSPGGPEQDISVWAPLRDALRERGWAEGQNLVFERRYAEGNYDRLPELAAELVRLKLDLFVARGGPAALAAKRATATIPIVTWGTTDPVGIGLVASLARPGGNITGLSDDQGPEVVGKHLQLLKEVAPRVSKVAVLTRVPPSAAAPRIDSYENAYEALAQALGVHLRFWRLQGPDDIDKAFTAILREGFGALDVTYVVITWTHRRKILDLAIRHRLPAIYSHRTYALDGGLIAYGEDEREVPRRLAVYVDKILRGAKPADLPIEQPRKFELVVNLQTAKAMGLTIPQLLLVRADEVIR; encoded by the coding sequence ATGAAAGTTCCACGGCTCATCATGATTGTCGGTCTCGGCCTCGGCCTGCTTTCCGCGCCGCTGGCCACCGAGGCGCAGGAGACGGGAAAGATCTACCGGATCGGCTTCCTGAGCCCGGGAGGGCCCGAGCAGGACATCTCTGTCTGGGCACCCCTGCGTGACGCGCTGCGAGAGCGTGGGTGGGCCGAGGGGCAGAACCTCGTGTTCGAGCGGCGCTACGCGGAGGGGAACTATGATCGGCTCCCCGAATTGGCCGCCGAGCTGGTCCGCCTCAAGTTGGATTTGTTCGTGGCACGCGGAGGTCCGGCGGCCTTGGCCGCCAAGCGAGCGACCGCGACGATCCCCATTGTGACCTGGGGCACCACCGACCCGGTCGGCATCGGGCTCGTGGCTAGCCTCGCTCGTCCGGGTGGGAACATCACGGGGCTGTCCGACGATCAGGGACCGGAAGTTGTCGGCAAGCACCTGCAACTGCTGAAGGAGGTGGCGCCCAGGGTTTCCAAGGTAGCGGTCCTCACGCGAGTGCCTCCCTCTGCCGCCGCCCCCCGCATAGACAGTTACGAGAACGCCTACGAGGCCTTAGCCCAAGCGTTGGGCGTTCACCTTCGGTTCTGGCGCCTGCAAGGTCCTGACGACATCGACAAAGCCTTCACCGCTATCCTCCGGGAGGGCTTCGGCGCGCTCGATGTAACCTACGTGGTCATCACATGGACTCACCGGCGGAAAATCCTGGACCTTGCTATTCGACACCGGCTGCCGGCGATCTACTCGCACAGGACCTATGCCCTCGATGGCGGCCTCATCGCGTACGGAGAGGACGAGCGGGAGGTGCCGCGGCGCCTCGCCGTTTACGTGGACAAGATCCTGAGAGGGGCCAAGCCGGCCGACTTGCCCATCGAGCAGCCCAGGAAGTTCGAGCTGGTGGTAAACCTCCAGACCGCCAAGGCGATGGGGCTGACGATTCCCCAGTTGCTGCTCGTGCGGGCCGACGAAGTGATCCGGTGA